The sequence GGGCCCCGAGTTCCTGCGGCTGGCCAACGCGCTGTCGGCGCTCTACCCGTCGGGATGTGAAGAAAAGCGGCTGCTGGATGCCATGCTCTTGGCGGTGCCGAGATAGGCGGACAACGGAACAATGAAGATATGGCAGATCACACCACCTGCGGCAATGGTGAACTCCATAGCGGAGTTTTTCATCCGTCACGGTGTGGCCCTGCTGTGGCCAGGTGATTCGGGGCGGTGGTCTCCCGACCGTCACAAGGATGACTACGCCTTGGACGACCGGATCGCATGGTTTGCCCAGACGATGGCAGACGGAGACGCGATACTGCTCAGAACCGGTCCGGCACGTATCCGGGCCGTGGGGCTAGTGGCCGGAGAGTACTCCTATGAAGACCGCTTTGACGACGTTCACGGGTTCGACCTCCAGCATTGTCGGCGGGTTCGATGGTGCCGTCTTCCGGAGGATTACGAGTTCGGTGAGTCGGTGTTTACGCAGGGGCGTTTCTCGTGCGTGTGGAAGGCGTCGGTTCGTGAGTACGTGACCAAGTTCCTGGCATCGCCGCCCACCCATTGGCAGCAAGCGCCCTTGCCGGAGCTTCCGGCGGAAGAGCCCCCCTTGGAAACGGTTCCTGCGGCTCTGGAAAGCGTCGTGGCCCAGGCGCAGGACTTGGCAGGACTGTTCTGGGACGGGCAGAAATTCGGTGACCATCCCAGTGAGGATGAGCTTGTGGCGCACTTCGTCGTGCCGTTCCTGCGGGCGCTCGGCTGGCCAGCGGAGCGAATCGCTGTGAAGTGGCGCTACATCGACGTTGCGGTCTTTGCGGCGCTGCCGCGCACGCCGGACAACTGCCGGTTCGTCATCGAGGCGAAGCGACTCGGTGCCGGCGTGGAGGGGGCGCTAGCGCAGGCGAGAGGATACGTGGAAAGCCTGGGCGTTCCACGCGACGTGATCGTCACCGACGGCATCCGATACCGGATGTACGCCAGCGAGCGGGGCTTCGAGCCTGTCGCGTACGCGAACCTGGTTCGGCTCAAGCAATCCGCCGCCAATCTGTTTGACCGGATGAAGAGGGTATAGAGGAGGACGCCGATGGAAGCGTGGTACAAGATTGCTACGCCGCGCGAGGAGGTTCGTGAGGGCCGCTCGTTCAACCCGGACGAGTTCGCCATTCACTTGGAACAAGTGGTCGGCGGAGCTGCGCCTGGGGATTACAGGGACCCCGCGCAGTTTTTCGCGCGCACGTGCTGGACGCGGGCGCTCCGGGAGCACGTGGGGATGGTGCTCCGGCGGCTCGCCGGCGAGACCGCCAATACCGCGCCGGTGATGACGCTCATCACCCAGTTCGGCGGCGGTAAGACGCACACGCTCACCGCGCTCTACCATCTCGTCACGGCGGGGGCGAAGGCGACTGAATACTCCGGCGTCAACAGGCTCCTCAAGGAGGCCGGTATTCGCGCCGTGCCGCAGGCGCGGGTCGCCGTGTTCGTGGGGAATGCCTGGGATCCGCGGGATGGTCGCGAGACCCCATGGATCGACATCGCCCGGCAACTGGCCGGCGACAAGGGCGTGAAGGAGCTGGGCCCCGCCGCCACGACCACACCGCCGGGGACCGAGGCCTTGAGCCGCGTGTTCCAGGCAGCAGACGCGCCGGTGCTGCTCCTCTTCGACGAGGTGCTGAATTTTCTGAGCCGCCATCGCGGCATGGCGGAGCAGTTCCATGCTTTCATTCAGAATCTGACCGTGGCCACCACGGGCATAACGTGCGGGGCCGCCGTTATCAGCCTGCCGCGCAGTCAGGTCGAAATGACCGAGTGGGACATGCAATGGCAGGACAAGATTACCAAGGTCGTCCGGCGGGTAGCCAAGGACCTGATTGCCAACGACGAAACGGAGATCAGCGAGGTTGTGCGGCGTCGGCTCTTCGAGGACATTGGCAGCGAGCGCGTGCGCAAGGAAGTGGCCAGCGCTTATGCCGATTGGTGTTTCGAGCGGCGGGCGCAGCTGCCGCCTGAATGGACGGCCGTGGATAGCGCAACCACGGAGACAAAGGCCAGGGACTACTTGCGCAGCCGCTTTGAGGCGTGCTACCCCTTTCACCCCGCCACGATCTCGGTGTTTCAGCGCAAGTGGCAGGCGTTGCCGCAGTACCAGCAGACGCGCGGTACGCTCGCCATGCTGGCGCAGTGGGTTTCCTGGGCGTACCGCACCGGCTTTACCGAGGCACGTCGCGAGCCGCTGATCACCCTGGGTTCCGCTCCGCTCCACGACATGGGGTTTCGCAGCACGATCCTCGGCCAACTGGGCGAGTCACGGCTAGTGGCGGCCATCGATGCGGACATCGCGGGCGAGCAGGCGCACGCCAGGGCGCTGGACGCCGACACGAAGGGCCCGCTCCGCGACATCCATCGCCGCGTTGGGACGGCGGTCCTTTTCGAGTCCTCGGGTGGGCAGACGGACAAGGTCGCCCACCTGCCGGAGCTCCGGTTCGCGCTCGGCGAGCCGGATTTGGATACCACATCCATCGATAACGCCGCGTTTGCGCTCGAGAACAAGTCCTTCTTCATCCGAAGGGTGGGTTCGGACGGCTTCAAGATCGGCTACCAACCCACGTTGAAGAAGGTGGTTAGCGACCGCCGGGCATCCTTGGATGAAGAGACCGAAATCAAACCGGCCATGCGCAAGCTCGTGGAAGAGGAGTTCCGCCGGGGAGCGACCATTCCCATTGAGCCATTTCCCCAGGACGGGGCCGAGATCCCAGACAGGCCGCGGTTGACACTTGTGGTCGTGGATCCTGAAACTGAGTGGACGGGCAACGACCCTCTGCGGCGCCAGATCAGCGAATGGACCAAGCTGCGCGGCCATTCCCCTCGCCTCTACCCGGGCGCACTCGTGTGGTGCCTCAAGAAGCCTGGGCGTGAGCTGCGCGAGAAGGTGGAGCTGTGGCTGGCGTGGAAGCGCGTGCAACAAGAGGTCGACCAGGGAACGCTGGCCGGCGACATGGACCCCCGTGATCGGAACGAGGTCCGAACCAAGCGTCAAGATGCAGAGGAGGCAGCCAGAGAAGAAGTCTGGGGTGGCTACCGCTACGCTCTGCTTTTCGACCCGCGGGAGCCCGATAACCTGAAGGTCATCGACCTGGGGGCCGGTCATTCCTCAAGCAGCGAGACGCTCTGCGGCAGGGTCATAAGCGCTTTGAAGTCGCAGGCCCTGCTGAGCGAATCAGTCGGGGCCGGGTATATCGAACGCAACTGGCCGCCGGCGCACAAAGAGTCGGGGGCCTGGCCGTTGTCCATCCTGAGACAGAGCTTCCTGAACGGCTCTCTCACGCGGCTGCTGGACCCCGACACGACCCTCCGCACCAAGATCGCCGAGTTTGTGCGCAGGGGCGATTTCGGGCTTGCCTACGGCCGGAAGCCGGATGGCGGGTACGAGCGCGTTCTGTTCAGGGAGGAGCTCGACACTGCAGATGTCACCTTTGATGCCGGGGTTTTTCTTCTTTCGCGGGACAAAGCGCAGGCCTTGAAGACTCAGGGGCGCGCGGCGACAGTCGAAGTCGGAACCGCGGCAGGAACTGCGCAACCAGCGCCTGAAGCGTCACCCGCTCCCCAGCCACTCCCAGCACCAGGAGCGCCCGAAGCCACCTTGCGGATTCGTGGCACTATCCCGTTCGAGGTCTGGAACCGGTTGGGTACAAGGCTTTTGCCCAAATTGCGAATGGGCCAACAACTGACACTGGGGATCGAGTTTTCTGTGACCGTTCCTCGCCCGCATGCCTCAACCTTAGCCGAAGAGCTGCGACAGGCGCTGAGCGACCTAGGCCTGGGCACTGCGGTCCAGATTGAGGAGAGCGGTAGCGACAACATCTGACCGAGGAACTTTCCCTCGCAATCCATACGGTTCCTTGGTCGCCCCTACGTCACCCTGAGTGTCACTGGGCGGGCGTGTGACCCACACCATCAGGGGGTGTGGTCAGCGGCCTGTCAGCGAACGTCGGTGGCAGATCGGATGCCCCAAGCCCGCCGGACGACCGGCCCGGTCACTCCACTGCATGGCTATGCGCCTTCACGCGCCGCTAGCAATTCCCCCACCAACACCGTACCTCCGGCTGCGCCGCGCACGGTGTTGTGCACCAGTGCCACAAAGCGGTAGTCCAGCACCGGGCACTCCCGCAGCCGGCCTACGGTCACCGCCATGCCACCAGCCGCCTCGCGGTCACGCAGGGGCTGGGGTCGACACGGCTCCGTGGTGAACACCACCGGCCGGGCCGGCGCGGAAGGCAGACCAAGCCCGGCCAGAGGCGATATGTAGCTAATGAAGGCTTGTTGCACCTCTTCAAGGTCGGCCTTTCGCTCCAGTTCCACTGAGACCGAAAGTAAATGGCCCTCGCGCGTGGCCACGCGGTTGCATTGTGCGCTGATGGCGAGGTCCGCAAGCTCCACCCCCGTGGCCGTGAGACGACCGAAAATCTTGCGCGGCTCCTGCTCCACTTTCGCTTCTTCGCCAGCGATTTCCGGCAGAATATTGTCCATGATGTCGAGCGCCGGCACACCCGGGTAGCCAGCTCCGGACAATGCCTGCATGGTCGTCACCATCACCCGGCGTAGACCAAAGCGCAGGCGTAAGGGCTCAAGTGCCAGACACAGGCCGATCGTAGTACAATTGGGGTTGGTAACAATGGCACCGCCGTAGGTGCGTTTCTGCCGCTCCGCCAGCTCAAGGTGCGACGCGTTGATCTCGGGAATGACCAGCGGCACTTCCGGGTCCCAGCGATGGCTGCGCGCATTGCTGATGACCACTCTGCCTGCCCGGCGGAAAGCCGACTCGATCTCGGAGGCCGCCTCCGCGTCCAGCGCCGAAAAAACCACCGGTGCCTTTACACTATCGGGCCTGCAGGGCAGCACTTCCTTGTCCCCTGCATTTTCAGGGCACCCACCAGCAAGAAACCACCTCGCCGCCTCTGCGTAACGTTTTCCCGCCGACTGCTCCGAAGCCGCCACCTCTGCCAACTCGAACCATGGGTGACCCGCCAAAAGCTGCACCATCCTCTGCCCCACCAAACCTGTAGCCCCTAGGACTGCAACCTGGATGCGTCGGTCCATTTCTCGCCACCCTCTTGCTCGTGCGCGCATCATCCTCTGACCCCTTGTGCTCACTCGAAGAACTTGCGATGCAGGCGGCGGATGACCACAGGCAGGTCCCCCTCGTCGATAACAAAGCTGAGGTTGATCTCTGAGCCGCCCTGCGAGACCATGGAGACTTTGATGTCGGCTAACTCTTGGAAGACCTGCGTGACCATGCCCGGCGTCTCTTTCAGCTTTTCGCCCACCACACACACCACGGCCTGGCGCGGCTTGACGGAGACGCTGCCGAACTTTTGCAGCTCGCGGGTGATCATCGGTAGCCGGCTGGCATCGTAAATGGCAACCGCCACCGAAACCTCTGAGGTCGCCACCAGGTCAGCGGTTACCTCGTGGCGGTCAAACACCTCGAAAATCTGGCGCAGGTAGTCGTGGGCCTTGAACATGCGCGAGGAGAGCAAATTGACCAGCGTCATGCCCTCCTTATAGGCAATGCTCTTGACGCGTTGCCCATTGGCCTGTGGTTGGGCCAGGATGAGCGTTCCTTCGCCTTCGGGGCGATGGGTGTTGCGCACACGCACCGGGATGGACCGCTCCACGGCAGGCAGCAGGGTCTTGGGGTGAAGCACCCGTGCCCCGAAAAAGGCCAACTCCGCCGCCTCCTGAAAGCTCATCACCGGGATGTGCCGCGCCTGGGGGACCAGATACGGATCGGCGGTCAGGATACCGTCCACGTCGGTCCATATCTGAATCTCTTCTGCCCCCAGGGCGGCGCCAATGAGCGAGGCGGTGTAATCGGAACCGCCTCGGCCCAAGGTCGTAGGCACACCCGAAACCGACCGGGCGATGAACCCTTGCGTCACCGGGAGTTTTCCCTGGTGGAGTAACGGCAGGAGCACCTGGCGGCATCTTTCCGCCGTTTCGGCAAAAAGGGGCTCGGCGCGCGTGTGCCGGTCATCGGTGATGATGAATTCACGAGCATCAACCCACTCCGCGCCTAGTCCCTGCTGCGCAAGATAGGCAGCAATGATCCGACTCGACAGCAGCTCGCCCATGCCCAGCAGGCGGTCTTGCACGGTTGGCGAGAAATCCGCCAGCACCCACATCCCGTGCGCCATCTCCTCAACTTTGGCAAAAGCGTGGCGGCAATATGCCCGCACCGCCTCCTTGGCCTCGCCTTTCAGCAACCCTTCGACCGCGCGGACGTGCATCTGCCGCAACGCGACAATGCCTTCCATGCTCTTGGCCTGATCGCCCTGGGCGGCCAGGCGTCCCACGGCGAGAAGCTGGTCCGTGGTATCGCCCATGGCGGAGAACACCAAAACTACCCCGCCGCTCATTTCCCGCTTTACAATGTGTGCAACCATACGGATGCGCTCCACGTCTCCCACCGAGGTGCCGCCAAATTTCAACACGCGCATGAGTACCTCCGCTGTAAGAAACCGGTCACAAGACGGTTCAGTTGCTCGTACTCAACCAAGAAGGCGTCGTGGCCGTAAATGGAGTGGATCTCCTCGTAGCCGGCCTCTTTCCCCATGCGTCGGAGCTGTGCCACTGTGGCCTGAAGCTCGCACGGGTAGTAGAGCACGTCCGAATCGATGCCGATCGCCAGCACCCTCGCCTTGATCCTAGCCAATGCCTCCTCCAGAGACCCGTAGCCGCGGCTCACATCGTGCAGGTCCATTGCCTTGGTGAGGTAAATGTAGGCGCGAGCATCGAAGCGTTGCACCAGCTTTTGGCCTTGATAGTGGAGGTAGCTTTCCACCTGAAATCGGTTGTCGAACTCCAGCTCGCGCGCCTGCGTGGGGTCTACCCGCTCCCGAGCAAAGCGCTGGTGGAATTGCAGGTGACTGCGGTAGGAGATCATGGCGATCATCCTGGCCAACGCCAAGCCTGCGGCAGGTCCTTTGCCTTGATAGTTGCCATTTTGCCATTCAGGGTCGTTGTAGATCGCCTGGCGAGCGACCTCATTCAGCGCAATCATCCAGGGCGAGCCCTGTACCGTGCCAGCAATGGGGATGGCCGCCCGCACAAAGTCCGGGTACTCCACAAGCCACTGCCAGGTGATCATGCCCCCCAGCGAGCCGCCGATCACCAGAGCCAGCTGTTTGACCCCCAGCGAGTCCAGCAGCCGCTTCTGCACGTGCACCATGTCGCGCGTAGTCACAGGTGGAAAGTCCATGGCGTAGGGCTTGCCGCTTTCTGGGTTGATGGAGGAAGGCCCCGTGGTTCCATAGCAACTCCCCAGCAAATTGGCACAGACGATGAAGTAGCGATCCGGATCCAGAGCCTTCCCCCTGCCGATGAGGCCGTCCCACCACCCGGGGCGGTCCTCTGTGGGAGAGTTGTAAAAGGCCGCGTGGGCGCTGCCAGTCAGGGCGTGGCACACGTACACGGCGTTGTCGCCCGCGGCACTGAGTTCGCCATACGCCTCGAAGGCCACTTGGAGGTGTGGGAGCGTTCGACCACACTCCAGCGCCAGAGGGCGTTCAGGCGTAGCCAGCTCAACAATCTGCGTCGCAACAATCGTTTTTTCTGACTCTCTCATGCCTTCTCCACAACCAGTTGCTATTCACCCAGAAAGATGTCATCGAGACGCTCGAACACTATTGCCCGTCGAATGTGGTCGTCAAAGGCGCCGCGCGCCAATGGTTCCCCAGGTGGCGGCTCTCGGCGAGCGGGCTTGCGACGTCAAAGCCTCACATGCCGCCACGACACCAGTCTGGCCTCACACACCAGGTGTCGGAAGCAGTGGAGCGGGCCGTTTCGTCATCAGCCTGCGCCCGTGGTAGTCTGAGTCTTCAGTCCCCGACGGGTAAGATCCCCTGCATGGCTCATTCGGTGCCGCACTCCGTTCAACAAGATTCAGGTCGGTTGCGAGGCAAAGAAAAAGCCCCTTCCCACCTACTGGGAAGGGGCTTGGAAAACAAAACTGTGGACTACTTACTACATTGCAGTGGCCCCTTCCCAGGGTGGAACAAGCATAAACATGCCCATGGCCATGCTGCGCATGAGAAGCCAGCATTTCCTGCAGGACAGATTAACCTGCTCTTGGAGGAAGGGAGTAGCTGCGGATTTCCTGGAATTTGGATGCGGTATCACGGCTTTGTCCTTGGTCCTTGATGGTTCGAAGAAAATATATAACTTTACACAGAAGAAGGCAATAGAATTTTGCGCTCGGCCTCCTGGCGTACAGGCGCTGCAACGACAAGCGTGCGAAGGATGCAGGAATGATCACGTGCAGAACAAGCAAGGGCATTCGCAGAGAAGGGAGGGCGCGATGAAGGCAATGGTCTTGAAGCGATTGGGCCCGGTGGACGGTTCCCGTGAGCCACTAGAGCTGATCGACCTTCCGATACCTGAACCAAAGGCGGATGAAGTGCTGGTCAAAATAGGGGCCTGCGGCGTGTGCCACACCGAGTTGGATGAGATCGAAGGGAGAACTCCCCCACCGCGCCTGCCTGTGATTCTGGGCCACCAGGTCGTGGGGCGCATCGTAGCCGTCGGCGACCAGGTCACTGAAAGGCACGTAGGCGAACGTGTGGGAGTGGCCTGGATATTCTCGGCATGCGGAAGGTGCGAGTACTGCCGGAGCGGTCGAGAGAACCTTTGCCCCGAATTTAGGGCCACAGGCAGGGACGCCGATGGCGGCTATGCGGAGTACATGATTGCTCCCGAGCAGTTCGTGCACCCCATACCGGAGCGCTTTTCTGACGTTCAAGCGGCGCCGCTCTTGTGTGCCGGGGCCATCGGCTACCGCTCGCTTCGGCTGACTGGCCTGCGCGATGGTCAGCGTCTTGGCCTCACCGGGTTCGGCGCTTCTGCCCATTTGGTTCTGAAGATGGTCAAACATCAGTTCCCCAACACGGAAGTGTTCGTGTTCGCGCGTTCACCCAACGAACGCGACTTTGCCCGGCAGTTAGGGGCGGTGTGGGCAGGCGACACCGACGACCCGCCGCCTGCGCCTCTGCACGCGATAATCGACACCACGCCGGTGTGGAGGCCAGTGGTCGCGGCGCTGGAACGATTGGCCCCAGGGGGCCGATTGGTCATAAACGCCATCCGCAAGGAAGACATCGACAAACACACGCTGAGCAGCCTGGACTATCCTCGCCATCTGTGGCAGGAAAAGGAGATCAAGTCGGTGGCAAACGTCACCCGGCAGGATGTGCGGGAATTCTTAGCTTTGGCCGCGGAGATACCCATCATACCCGAAGTCCAGGAGTACGCCCTGGAGCAAGCCAACCAGGCACTCTTGGAACTGAAGGAGCGGAAAATTCGCGGCGCCAAAGTGCTGATCATCTCAGGGGGATAATCGGCTTCCCTTGGCAGCGGAGCGGGTAGCGTAACCGGCTGGCCGTCCGGTACATTGGGCTCTTCGCCAAAGGTGAATGGAAAGGAGCGAACGTGGCACGCGTTGTTCTGAAAAAGGGGCGAGAGGCATCTCTGCACCGTCGGCACCCGTGGGTGTTTAGCGGTGCCATCGAGCGCCTCGAGGGCGCGGCGCAGGCTGGAGAGACGGTGGAAGTGCTCAGCGCCGAAGGCACGTTCCTGGCGCGCGGCGCCTATTCTCCCACCTCGCAGATTGCGGTGCGCGTGTGGACCTTTGCGCCAGAGGAGCAGGTGGACATGGCTTTCTTCCGCACCCGGCTCACCCGCGCTATTGCGGCCAGGGAGCAGCTGGTGCAAGCAGGTTCCACCAATGCCTACCGGTTGGTCAATGCTGAATCCGACGGCCTGCCTGGACTCATTGTCGACCACTACGCCGGCTACCACGTGTGCCAATTTCTCTCTGCAGGGGCGGAGGCCTGGCGCGAGACGATCGTGACCTCACTGAGCGAAGCAGCACCCTGTCGCGGCATATACGAACGTTCGGACATAGATGTGCGCGCCAAGGAGGATTTGTCCGCCCGAACCGGATTGCTTTGGGGCGAAGAACCTCCGGAGCTCATCGAGATATTCGAGGGCAACTGCCGATTCTTGGTCGACGTGCGCCGGGGGCACAAGACCGGCTTTTACTTGGATCAACGAGAGAACCGCGCCCTGGTCGCGTCGTTCAGCCGCGACAAGGAGGTGCTCAATTGCTTCGCCTACACGGGTGCTTTCGGCGTCTGTGCCATGCGGGCAGGTGCCACATCCGTCACCAACATCGAGTCCTCGGCAGAAGCGCTTGCCTTGGCCGAACAAAACATGGCGCTCAACGACATCACACCGAGCAAGATTCAGTCTCTGCACGCGGACGTGTTCCAGGAGCTGCGCCGGATGCGGGACCGCGGGCGGCAATTTGACATGGTGATCCTCGATCCGCCAAAATTTGCCGAGTCGCAGGCGCAAATTCCACGGGCCAGTCGCGGGTACAAGGACATCAATCTCCTGGCTTTCAAGCTGCTGCGCGACCAAGGGCTGCTGTTCACCTTCTCCTGCTCCGGATTGATGACCCCGGAGCTTTTCCAGAAAATCGTGGCAGATGCGGCGCTGGACGCAGGGCGGTGGGTGCACATTATCGGCCGATTGGGTCAGGCCGCCGATCACCCGGTGGCCACCAATTTTCCAGAAGGCCACTACCTCAAAGGGTTTGTCTGCCGGGTGGTGGGGTAGGACGGTCTCGGCCGCTGGTCGCGGGTGCCGGCCAAGTCCACATTGCCCACCTGCTGGACCAATCACCTTGAAACTTTAGACGCTGACCACCTGTATTAACGCGTGGTGCGGCCGAAGCCGGAAAGTCTGACGGAAATCGAGGCGAGAGCATGGACACACGATCTGGACAAAAGGGGAAGCCGAACACGGAGGGGCCGGAAGGCTGGCAGGAGCTGAAGCGCCACGACCTCATGCGGGGCCTGCGACGAGAACTGCGCGACATCTACCACTTCTACATC comes from candidate division KSB1 bacterium and encodes:
- a CDS encoding zinc-dependent alcohol dehydrogenase family protein, with the protein product MKAMVLKRLGPVDGSREPLELIDLPIPEPKADEVLVKIGACGVCHTELDEIEGRTPPPRLPVILGHQVVGRIVAVGDQVTERHVGERVGVAWIFSACGRCEYCRSGRENLCPEFRATGRDADGGYAEYMIAPEQFVHPIPERFSDVQAAPLLCAGAIGYRSLRLTGLRDGQRLGLTGFGASAHLVLKMVKHQFPNTEVFVFARSPNERDFARQLGAVWAGDTDDPPPAPLHAIIDTTPVWRPVVAALERLAPGGRLVINAIRKEDIDKHTLSSLDYPRHLWQEKEIKSVANVTRQDVREFLALAAEIPIIPEVQEYALEQANQALLELKERKIRGAKVLIISGG
- the asd gene encoding aspartate-semialdehyde dehydrogenase is translated as MDRRIQVAVLGATGLVGQRMVQLLAGHPWFELAEVAASEQSAGKRYAEAARWFLAGGCPENAGDKEVLPCRPDSVKAPVVFSALDAEAASEIESAFRRAGRVVISNARSHRWDPEVPLVIPEINASHLELAERQKRTYGGAIVTNPNCTTIGLCLALEPLRLRFGLRRVMVTTMQALSGAGYPGVPALDIMDNILPEIAGEEAKVEQEPRKIFGRLTATGVELADLAISAQCNRVATREGHLLSVSVELERKADLEEVQQAFISYISPLAGLGLPSAPARPVVFTTEPCRPQPLRDREAAGGMAVTVGRLRECPVLDYRFVALVHNTVRGAAGGTVLVGELLAAREGA
- a CDS encoding class I SAM-dependent methyltransferase, translating into MARVVLKKGREASLHRRHPWVFSGAIERLEGAAQAGETVEVLSAEGTFLARGAYSPTSQIAVRVWTFAPEEQVDMAFFRTRLTRAIAAREQLVQAGSTNAYRLVNAESDGLPGLIVDHYAGYHVCQFLSAGAEAWRETIVTSLSEAAPCRGIYERSDIDVRAKEDLSARTGLLWGEEPPELIEIFEGNCRFLVDVRRGHKTGFYLDQRENRALVASFSRDKEVLNCFAYTGAFGVCAMRAGATSVTNIESSAEALALAEQNMALNDITPSKIQSLHADVFQELRRMRDRGRQFDMVILDPPKFAESQAQIPRASRGYKDINLLAFKLLRDQGLLFTFSCSGLMTPELFQKIVADAALDAGRWVHIIGRLGQAADHPVATNFPEGHYLKGFVCRVVG
- a CDS encoding homoserine O-acetyltransferase, coding for MRESEKTIVATQIVELATPERPLALECGRTLPHLQVAFEAYGELSAAGDNAVYVCHALTGSAHAAFYNSPTEDRPGWWDGLIGRGKALDPDRYFIVCANLLGSCYGTTGPSSINPESGKPYAMDFPPVTTRDMVHVQKRLLDSLGVKQLALVIGGSLGGMITWQWLVEYPDFVRAAIPIAGTVQGSPWMIALNEVARQAIYNDPEWQNGNYQGKGPAAGLALARMIAMISYRSHLQFHQRFARERVDPTQARELEFDNRFQVESYLHYQGQKLVQRFDARAYIYLTKAMDLHDVSRGYGSLEEALARIKARVLAIGIDSDVLYYPCELQATVAQLRRMGKEAGYEEIHSIYGHDAFLVEYEQLNRLVTGFLQRRYSCAC
- a CDS encoding DUF499 domain-containing protein, with amino-acid sequence MEAWYKIATPREEVREGRSFNPDEFAIHLEQVVGGAAPGDYRDPAQFFARTCWTRALREHVGMVLRRLAGETANTAPVMTLITQFGGGKTHTLTALYHLVTAGAKATEYSGVNRLLKEAGIRAVPQARVAVFVGNAWDPRDGRETPWIDIARQLAGDKGVKELGPAATTTPPGTEALSRVFQAADAPVLLLFDEVLNFLSRHRGMAEQFHAFIQNLTVATTGITCGAAVISLPRSQVEMTEWDMQWQDKITKVVRRVAKDLIANDETEISEVVRRRLFEDIGSERVRKEVASAYADWCFERRAQLPPEWTAVDSATTETKARDYLRSRFEACYPFHPATISVFQRKWQALPQYQQTRGTLAMLAQWVSWAYRTGFTEARREPLITLGSAPLHDMGFRSTILGQLGESRLVAAIDADIAGEQAHARALDADTKGPLRDIHRRVGTAVLFESSGGQTDKVAHLPELRFALGEPDLDTTSIDNAAFALENKSFFIRRVGSDGFKIGYQPTLKKVVSDRRASLDEETEIKPAMRKLVEEEFRRGATIPIEPFPQDGAEIPDRPRLTLVVVDPETEWTGNDPLRRQISEWTKLRGHSPRLYPGALVWCLKKPGRELREKVELWLAWKRVQQEVDQGTLAGDMDPRDRNEVRTKRQDAEEAAREEVWGGYRYALLFDPREPDNLKVIDLGAGHSSSSETLCGRVISALKSQALLSESVGAGYIERNWPPAHKESGAWPLSILRQSFLNGSLTRLLDPDTTLRTKIAEFVRRGDFGLAYGRKPDGGYERVLFREELDTADVTFDAGVFLLSRDKAQALKTQGRAATVEVGTAAGTAQPAPEASPAPQPLPAPGAPEATLRIRGTIPFEVWNRLGTRLLPKLRMGQQLTLGIEFSVTVPRPHASTLAEELRQALSDLGLGTAVQIEESGSDNI
- the lysC gene encoding lysine-sensitive aspartokinase 3 — protein: MRVLKFGGTSVGDVERIRMVAHIVKREMSGGVVLVFSAMGDTTDQLLAVGRLAAQGDQAKSMEGIVALRQMHVRAVEGLLKGEAKEAVRAYCRHAFAKVEEMAHGMWVLADFSPTVQDRLLGMGELLSSRIIAAYLAQQGLGAEWVDAREFIITDDRHTRAEPLFAETAERCRQVLLPLLHQGKLPVTQGFIARSVSGVPTTLGRGGSDYTASLIGAALGAEEIQIWTDVDGILTADPYLVPQARHIPVMSFQEAAELAFFGARVLHPKTLLPAVERSIPVRVRNTHRPEGEGTLILAQPQANGQRVKSIAYKEGMTLVNLLSSRMFKAHDYLRQIFEVFDRHEVTADLVATSEVSVAVAIYDASRLPMITRELQKFGSVSVKPRQAVVCVVGEKLKETPGMVTQVFQELADIKVSMVSQGGSEINLSFVIDEGDLPVVIRRLHRKFFE